In Candidatus Krumholzibacteriia bacterium, a single genomic region encodes these proteins:
- a CDS encoding squalene/phytoene synthase family protein: MGARGAAGSDHDSLDARSYCRAMLPRVSRTFALNIRVLPAPLQDVVLEAYLFCRMADTVEDSRRLDPARKAELLRDFATFFPWQDGVLERVQAWSSAFAGLETAGADHALCAGAEQVFRAFAAEPPALRAPVEACVAEMALGMREFALRRLASPQGALQLEDGADLERYCHVVAGTVGAMLVRLFAVTSPRLDEQRQRRLLSLAETFGRAMQLTNIVKDVAEDARVGACYVPRALAARYRLSPEALLDPRHRAQARQVVCELVALAARSLDAAVAFTLLLPRREVRLRLFCLWPIFLAAGTLRRVLRDEALFVPGARPRVGRNEVRRTLGTTTLAVLSDGAIRWLYGRRRVQLQAALAAR, encoded by the coding sequence CTTCGCGCTCAACATCCGTGTCTTGCCGGCACCGCTCCAGGACGTCGTCCTGGAAGCCTACTTGTTCTGCCGCATGGCCGACACGGTGGAGGATTCCCGTCGCCTCGATCCGGCGCGGAAGGCGGAGTTGCTGCGCGACTTCGCCACCTTTTTCCCCTGGCAAGACGGGGTCCTGGAGCGCGTGCAGGCCTGGTCTTCTGCCTTCGCGGGCCTGGAGACGGCGGGTGCGGATCACGCCCTTTGCGCCGGCGCCGAACAGGTCTTTCGCGCCTTCGCCGCCGAACCGCCCGCCTTGCGCGCTCCCGTGGAGGCCTGCGTGGCGGAGATGGCCCTCGGCATGCGCGAGTTCGCTTTGCGCCGGCTGGCCTCGCCGCAGGGAGCGCTGCAGCTCGAAGACGGTGCCGACCTGGAGCGCTACTGCCACGTCGTGGCCGGGACGGTGGGGGCGATGCTGGTGCGCCTCTTCGCCGTGACCTCACCGCGTCTCGACGAGCAGAGGCAACGCCGTCTCCTGTCGCTGGCCGAGACCTTTGGCCGGGCGATGCAGCTCACCAACATCGTCAAAGACGTGGCTGAGGATGCGCGCGTCGGGGCTTGCTACGTGCCCCGGGCCCTCGCGGCGCGTTACCGCCTGTCGCCCGAAGCCTTGCTCGATCCGCGCCACCGCGCTCAGGCGCGCCAGGTGGTGTGCGAGCTGGTGGCACTGGCGGCGCGTTCGCTCGATGCCGCCGTCGCCTTCACCCTTCTCCTGCCGCGGCGCGAGGTGCGCTTGCGTCTCTTCTGCCTGTGGCCGATCTTCTTGGCGGCAGGGACGTTGCGGCGGGTGCTGCGGGACGAGGCCCTCTTCGTCCCCGGGGCGCGACCGCGCGTCGGCCGCAACGAGGTGCGGCGGACCCTCGGGACGACGACGCTGGCAGTGCTTTCGGATGGGGCCATTCGCTGGCTCTACGGGCGCCGGCGTGTGCAGCTGCAGGCCGCCCTGGCGGCTCGTTGA
- a CDS encoding thiamine pyrophosphate-dependent enzyme, with product MSEVVARVERKPGIRPPQVPADVLRALYEKMLYVYYVEERTKVFVKSGKCSFHASSRGHEKLQICMSMLLQPGKDWFFPYYREKALVVGLGMPLLDVFLGLLAREGDPNSNGRNMSEHFSSRALRVVSPTACTGTQFLPAVGMAKAVVAEGKNEIVYVSSGEGATSEGEFFESLNWACRERLPVLFLVQNNGYAISVPQSTQTGARISEMARGFRLRTLEVDGTRFTEMYTSLKPLVEEMRRNRTPLLVEGHVVRLESHSSSDDQMKYRSADEMEEVRQRDPLRHTELQLQQLGLLTEAEKEALHERIRNEVNGAADAADAQPEPNPASVMEHIYSRQSLQIVEREPQALGDKPITMVEAINRGLREEMERNPKIVMWGEDIADPKGGVFGVTRGLTELFPERVGNSPLAEASIVGVAHGMSIGGYKPVVEIQFGDYIWPGFMQLRNEIPTLRWRSAGAWTTPMVVRVAVGGYIRGGPFHSQSIEALYAHTPGWTIAYPSNAADAKGLIKTACRMDDPVLFMEHKGLYRQVYTKALEPDADYLVPFGRARVERAGADVTVVTWGSGVYRAVQAAKRLEDEAGASVEVLDLRTLMPFDMEAVLASVKRTSKVLVLHEAALTGGFGGEIAARIADEAFEYLDAPVKRIGALDSFVPFAPSLETAVLPAAEQVAQALLELLRF from the coding sequence ATGAGCGAAGTCGTGGCCCGCGTGGAACGCAAACCGGGCATCCGTCCACCCCAGGTGCCGGCGGACGTGCTGCGGGCGCTGTACGAGAAGATGCTCTACGTCTACTACGTGGAGGAGCGCACCAAGGTCTTCGTGAAGTCGGGCAAGTGCTCCTTCCACGCCTCCAGCCGCGGACACGAGAAGCTGCAGATCTGCATGTCCATGCTGCTGCAGCCGGGGAAGGACTGGTTCTTCCCTTACTATCGCGAGAAAGCTCTCGTCGTCGGTCTCGGCATGCCGCTCCTCGACGTTTTCCTCGGGTTGCTGGCCCGTGAGGGCGATCCCAACTCGAACGGCCGCAACATGTCGGAGCACTTCTCCTCCCGAGCGCTGCGGGTGGTGTCGCCGACGGCGTGCACGGGGACGCAGTTCCTCCCCGCCGTGGGCATGGCGAAGGCGGTCGTAGCGGAGGGAAAGAACGAGATCGTCTACGTCTCGAGCGGCGAGGGTGCCACCAGCGAGGGCGAGTTCTTCGAGTCCCTCAACTGGGCCTGCCGCGAGCGCCTGCCGGTGCTCTTCCTGGTGCAGAACAACGGCTACGCCATCAGCGTCCCCCAATCCACCCAGACCGGGGCGCGGATCAGCGAGATGGCTCGGGGCTTCCGCCTGCGCACGCTCGAGGTGGATGGCACCCGCTTCACCGAGATGTACACCTCGCTCAAGCCTCTGGTGGAAGAGATGCGGCGGAACCGCACGCCGCTCCTTGTCGAGGGGCATGTCGTCCGTCTCGAGTCGCATTCGTCCTCCGACGACCAGATGAAGTACCGGAGCGCCGACGAGATGGAAGAGGTGCGGCAGCGCGATCCGTTGCGGCACACGGAGCTGCAGCTGCAGCAGCTCGGTTTGCTGACGGAAGCGGAGAAGGAGGCGCTGCACGAGCGCATCCGTAACGAGGTGAATGGGGCCGCCGACGCCGCCGACGCCCAACCGGAACCGAACCCGGCCTCGGTGATGGAGCACATCTACAGCCGCCAGAGCTTGCAGATCGTCGAGCGCGAGCCGCAAGCCCTGGGCGACAAGCCCATCACCATGGTGGAAGCGATCAACCGCGGTCTCCGGGAGGAGATGGAGCGCAACCCCAAGATCGTCATGTGGGGGGAGGACATCGCCGATCCGAAGGGCGGCGTCTTCGGCGTCACCCGCGGTCTGACCGAGCTGTTTCCAGAGCGGGTGGGCAACTCCCCGCTCGCCGAAGCGAGCATCGTCGGCGTCGCCCACGGCATGTCCATCGGCGGCTACAAGCCCGTGGTGGAGATCCAGTTCGGGGACTACATCTGGCCCGGGTTCATGCAGCTGCGCAACGAGATCCCGACGCTCCGCTGGCGGAGCGCCGGGGCTTGGACGACACCCATGGTGGTGCGCGTCGCAGTGGGCGGCTACATCCGCGGCGGCCCCTTCCACTCCCAGTCCATCGAGGCTTTGTACGCCCACACGCCGGGCTGGACCATCGCCTACCCGAGCAATGCCGCCGACGCCAAGGGGCTCATCAAGACGGCGTGCCGCATGGACGACCCGGTTCTCTTCATGGAGCACAAGGGCCTGTACCGCCAGGTGTACACGAAGGCGCTGGAGCCGGATGCGGACTACCTCGTCCCCTTCGGGCGGGCCCGCGTCGAGCGCGCTGGCGCCGATGTCACTGTCGTGACTTGGGGGAGCGGTGTCTACCGCGCCGTGCAGGCGGCGAAGCGCCTCGAAGACGAGGCAGGTGCTTCGGTGGAGGTCCTTGACCTCCGCACCCTGATGCCCTTCGACATGGAGGCGGTGCTTGCCAGCGTCAAGCGCACGTCCAAGGTGCTGGTCCTGCACGAGGCGGCGCTCACCGGCGGTTTCGGTGGCGAAATCGCCGCCCGCATCGCCGACGAGGCCTTCGAGTACCTGGATGCGCCGGTGAAACGGATTGGCGCGCTCGACTCCTTCGTTCCCTTCGCGCCGAGCCTGGAGACGGCGGTGCTCCCCGCCGCCGAACAAGTGGCGCAGGCGCTGCTCGAGCTCTTGCGCTTCTGA
- a CDS encoding PhoH family protein: protein MRKFFVLDTNVLLHDPESLLSFQDNHVVVPIYVIEEVDHFKRDASELGSNARRVSRLLDAFRRRGNLAQGVPTDAGGTLSVALDGDLELARVSGGGNFVDNALLTMSLDLARKHPGTPVVLVTKDTNLRIKADALSICAEDYEAGRVELEAGETAHAEVVAEAEALERLSRGENVEMPLPGLHPNQHVRLLGRDGGKRSVLARVEPGTRWLQPLHPEIQELTNLRPRNMEQHFALDVLLDDSISLVTLMGKAGTGKTLLALAAGLYRTCDKDAYARVLVARPTLPVGRDLGFLPGGLKEKLNPWMQPIYDNLNLLLQPPGAVHAEAMQVVQRLVERSLLEVEPLTYIRGRTMSRQYLVVDEAQNLTPLEIKTIVTRAGEGTKLVFTGDPDQIDNPYIDSSSSGFNSVVRRFLGEPMAAHVLLSKGERSALAERASDLL from the coding sequence GTGCGCAAGTTCTTCGTCCTCGACACCAACGTGCTCCTCCATGATCCGGAGTCGCTGCTCAGCTTCCAGGACAACCATGTGGTGGTCCCCATCTACGTCATCGAAGAAGTCGATCACTTCAAGCGCGACGCGAGCGAGCTCGGTAGCAATGCTCGTCGCGTCTCCCGACTCCTCGATGCTTTCCGGCGGCGGGGAAATCTGGCACAGGGCGTCCCCACCGACGCGGGCGGCACGCTCAGCGTCGCTCTGGACGGCGACCTGGAGCTCGCCCGGGTGAGCGGCGGCGGCAATTTCGTCGACAACGCACTGCTCACGATGTCTTTGGATCTGGCGCGGAAGCATCCGGGGACACCGGTGGTGCTGGTGACGAAGGACACCAACCTGCGCATCAAGGCCGACGCCCTCTCGATCTGCGCCGAAGACTACGAGGCCGGTCGCGTCGAGCTCGAGGCGGGGGAGACGGCGCACGCCGAAGTGGTGGCCGAAGCAGAAGCGCTGGAGCGGCTCTCGAGGGGCGAGAACGTCGAGATGCCCCTCCCGGGTTTGCACCCGAATCAGCACGTTCGCCTCCTCGGCCGCGACGGAGGCAAGCGCAGCGTCTTGGCGCGGGTCGAGCCGGGGACGCGCTGGCTGCAGCCGTTGCATCCGGAGATCCAGGAGCTCACCAACCTGCGCCCGCGCAACATGGAGCAGCACTTCGCTCTCGATGTGCTCCTGGACGACAGCATCAGTCTGGTCACTCTCATGGGTAAGGCGGGAACGGGGAAGACGCTGCTGGCGCTGGCCGCGGGCCTGTATCGCACCTGCGACAAGGACGCCTACGCACGTGTGCTCGTGGCGCGTCCGACGCTTCCCGTCGGGCGCGACCTGGGCTTCCTGCCCGGCGGGCTGAAGGAGAAGCTCAACCCCTGGATGCAGCCGATCTACGACAACTTGAACCTCTTGTTGCAACCTCCGGGCGCGGTGCACGCCGAGGCTATGCAGGTGGTGCAGCGACTCGTCGAACGCAGCCTGCTCGAGGTCGAGCCGCTCACCTACATCCGCGGCCGCACGATGTCGCGGCAGTATCTCGTCGTGGACGAGGCGCAGAATCTCACGCCCCTCGAGATCAAGACGATCGTCACGCGCGCCGGCGAAGGCACCAAGCTCGTCTTCACCGGCGATCCCGATCAGATCGACAATCCCTACATCGATTCCTCGTCGAGCGGTTTCAACAGCGTCGTGCGTCGCTTCCTCGGCGAACCGATGGCCGCGCACGTGCTCCTCAGCAAGGGCGAGCGCTCGGCACTCGCCGAGCGCGCTTCCGATCTGCTCTGA